In one Shinella zoogloeoides genomic region, the following are encoded:
- a CDS encoding tetratricopeptide repeat protein: MVHQDDSFIREVNEELRSDQMRLVWKRFGRVLIGAAVLVVLGTIGKVGYDYWRDGEASAAGDKFLAALTLAREGKKDEALAALTDLEKDGFGSYPVLARMRSASLLAETDAQGAVNAFTVIAKDTSVPQALRDAARLRAAYLLVDTGTYDQVSAEAEQLATPQSALRHSAREVLGLSAYKHEDYARAKEWFDAILNDTESPRNVANRAQMLLDLIAASGKLSS, translated from the coding sequence ATGGTACATCAGGACGACAGCTTTATCCGCGAGGTGAACGAGGAACTTCGTTCCGACCAGATGCGTCTGGTCTGGAAGCGTTTCGGCCGTGTCCTGATCGGCGCCGCCGTGCTGGTCGTTCTCGGCACGATCGGCAAGGTCGGCTACGATTACTGGCGCGACGGCGAGGCTTCGGCCGCCGGCGACAAGTTCCTCGCAGCGCTTACCCTTGCCCGCGAAGGCAAGAAGGACGAGGCGCTGGCAGCGCTGACCGATCTCGAGAAGGACGGCTTCGGCTCCTATCCGGTGCTCGCTCGCATGCGCTCTGCCTCGCTGCTGGCCGAAACCGACGCCCAGGGCGCGGTCAACGCCTTCACGGTCATCGCCAAGGATACGTCGGTGCCGCAGGCGCTGCGCGATGCGGCCCGCCTGCGCGCGGCCTACCTGCTGGTCGATACCGGAACCTACGACCAGGTTTCCGCCGAAGCCGAACAGCTTGCGACGCCGCAGAGCGCGCTGCGCCATTCGGCCCGCGAGGTTCTCGGCCTTTCCGCCTACAAGCACGAGGACTATGCGCGCGCCAAGGAATGGTTCGACGCCATCCTCAACGACACCGAGAGCCCGCGCAACGTCGCCAACCGGGCGCAGATGCTGCTTGACCTGATCGCGGCAAGCGGCAAGCTGTCCTCCTGA
- a CDS encoding NnrU family protein gives MTLLIAGLVLFIVTHLLRPFAPGLRNAGIAALGKPGWMAVHGIVSLASLVLIAYGFVDARENGGEMLYFPPTFMAHIALTLMMIASICLVAGFLPAGHIRTKLKFPMLVAIKIWAFAHLLANGESYSVLLFVTILAWAVILRITLKKRIAAGETRLPVFVSAKYDLISVVVGLALYAVIVFKLHEWLIGVAPLP, from the coding sequence ATGACGTTGCTCATCGCCGGTCTCGTTCTCTTCATCGTCACCCATCTCCTGCGGCCCTTCGCACCGGGCCTGCGTAATGCGGGCATTGCCGCGCTCGGCAAGCCGGGCTGGATGGCGGTCCATGGCATCGTGTCGCTCGCAAGCCTCGTGCTCATCGCCTACGGCTTTGTCGACGCGCGCGAGAACGGCGGCGAGATGCTCTATTTCCCGCCGACCTTCATGGCGCATATCGCGCTGACGCTGATGATGATCGCCTCGATCTGTCTCGTCGCCGGTTTCCTGCCGGCCGGCCATATCCGCACGAAGCTGAAGTTCCCGATGCTCGTCGCCATCAAGATCTGGGCCTTCGCGCACCTGCTCGCCAACGGCGAGAGCTATTCCGTGCTGCTGTTCGTGACGATCCTCGCCTGGGCGGTCATCCTGCGCATCACGCTGAAGAAGCGCATCGCGGCGGGCGAAACCAGGCTGCCGGTCTTCGTCTCGGCGAAATACGACCTGATTTCCGTCGTCGTCGGCCTCGCGCTCTACGCCGTCATCGTCTTCAAGCTGCACGAATGGCTGATCGGCGTCGCGCCGCTGCCGTGA
- a CDS encoding polysaccharide deacetylase encodes MLSSFSSRIFLLPLAALLAAGPALAKDDAIGTAKRKQLIIVSFDGAHDNLLWEKSRAMAKRTGAHFTYFLSCTFLFPKDERAKYQAPHEKRGRSNVGFSQDKDETILRLGEIWLAKLEGHDIGSHACGHFDGGKWSAEDWKAEFAFFRDSLRNGWQNAGVGEREPADWQRFVSEDIKGFRAPYLSAGSGLVKALEAEGFTYDASLVTKGPAMPVASGEIARFGLPLVPEGASQRPVIAMDYNLYVRHSKGKEKPEKSAAFEESTLKAYRDAFAGQYDGERIPLQLGFHFVEMNAGAYWRALDRFLTETCGKADVACVSYAEALDILVKEKRAAGAAL; translated from the coding sequence ATGTTGTCTTCATTTTCGTCTCGAATTTTCCTCCTCCCCCTTGCCGCCCTGCTGGCGGCAGGCCCGGCACTCGCCAAGGACGACGCCATCGGGACGGCGAAACGAAAACAGCTCATCATCGTCTCCTTCGACGGCGCGCACGACAACCTGCTCTGGGAGAAGAGCCGCGCCATGGCCAAGCGCACCGGCGCGCATTTCACCTATTTCCTCTCCTGCACCTTCCTGTTTCCCAAGGACGAGCGCGCCAAGTACCAGGCGCCGCATGAAAAGCGTGGCCGCTCAAATGTCGGCTTTTCGCAGGACAAGGATGAGACGATCCTGCGGCTCGGCGAGATCTGGCTGGCCAAGCTCGAAGGCCATGACATCGGCAGCCATGCCTGCGGCCATTTCGACGGCGGCAAGTGGAGCGCGGAAGACTGGAAGGCGGAATTCGCCTTCTTCCGCGATTCGCTGCGGAACGGCTGGCAGAATGCCGGCGTCGGCGAGCGCGAGCCGGCCGACTGGCAGCGTTTCGTGTCAGAAGACATCAAGGGGTTCCGCGCGCCCTACCTTTCGGCCGGCAGCGGCCTCGTCAAGGCGCTGGAGGCGGAAGGCTTCACCTATGATGCCAGCCTCGTCACCAAGGGACCGGCCATGCCGGTCGCCAGCGGAGAGATCGCCCGCTTCGGCCTGCCGCTCGTGCCGGAAGGCGCCTCGCAGCGCCCGGTCATCGCGATGGACTACAATCTCTATGTCCGCCATTCCAAGGGCAAGGAAAAGCCGGAAAAGAGCGCCGCCTTCGAGGAAAGCACGCTCAAAGCCTACCGCGACGCCTTCGCCGGACAGTATGACGGCGAGCGCATCCCGCTCCAGCTCGGCTTCCATTTCGTCGAGATGAATGCCGGCGCCTATTGGCGCGCGCTCGACCGCTTCCTGACGGAAACCTGCGGCAAGGCGGATGTCGCCTGCGTCAGCTATGCCGAAGCGCTGGACATTCTCGTAAAGGAAAAGAGGGCGGCTGGCGCCGCCCTCTGA
- the sbmA gene encoding peptide antibiotic transporter SbmA, protein MFHAFFPQPKLFFSSLVVWTLLAIAVWYTVGADFGAVLGLPPLPAGTEPPVGLGYFVTPDNIWFYLYFLICTGLFGLFWQIKAKDHPWTNWSIWGSAFIIFSTYFSVQVSLAINNWRRPFGDTLQNALQGTGGVTSQNFFDLMLIFCQIAFISVFVYVMTRFFVSHYVFRWRTAMNNYYMSLWPRVRHIEGASQRVQEDTMRFATITEGLGVSLIDAVMTLIAFLPVLFALSVHIGPLPIVGEIPHALFWAAILWSAFGTFLLAFVGIKLPGLEFRNQRVEAAYRKELVYGEDDETKAQPPTVRELFDNVRANYFRLYFHYLYFNVARMFYIQADNLFVYFILVPTIVTGKITYGILQQILTAFGQVSSSFQYLVNSWSTIIELQSIFKRLKAFEAAIEGQELPSIDKQFIEVGGNEELAR, encoded by the coding sequence TTGTTCCACGCCTTCTTCCCGCAGCCGAAGCTGTTCTTTTCCTCCCTCGTCGTCTGGACACTGCTCGCCATCGCGGTCTGGTACACGGTCGGCGCCGATTTCGGCGCGGTGCTCGGCCTGCCGCCGCTTCCGGCCGGCACCGAGCCTCCGGTCGGCCTCGGCTATTTCGTGACGCCCGACAATATCTGGTTCTATCTCTACTTCCTCATCTGCACCGGGCTCTTCGGCCTGTTCTGGCAGATCAAGGCGAAGGACCATCCCTGGACCAACTGGTCGATCTGGGGCTCGGCCTTCATCATCTTCTCGACCTATTTCAGCGTGCAGGTCTCGCTCGCCATCAACAACTGGCGCCGGCCTTTCGGCGATACGCTGCAGAACGCGCTGCAGGGCACGGGCGGCGTCACCTCGCAGAACTTCTTCGACCTGATGCTGATCTTCTGCCAGATCGCCTTCATCAGCGTCTTCGTCTACGTCATGACGCGCTTCTTCGTCAGCCACTACGTCTTCCGCTGGCGTACGGCGATGAACAACTACTACATGTCGCTCTGGCCGCGCGTGCGCCACATCGAAGGCGCCTCGCAGCGCGTGCAGGAAGACACGATGCGTTTCGCCACGATCACCGAAGGCCTCGGCGTCAGCCTGATCGATGCGGTGATGACGCTGATTGCCTTCCTCCCGGTGCTCTTTGCGCTCTCGGTGCATATCGGCCCTCTGCCGATCGTCGGCGAGATACCCCACGCATTGTTCTGGGCGGCGATCCTCTGGTCGGCCTTCGGCACGTTCCTGCTTGCCTTCGTGGGGATCAAGCTGCCGGGCCTGGAATTCCGCAACCAGCGCGTCGAGGCGGCCTATCGTAAGGAGCTCGTCTATGGTGAAGACGACGAGACCAAGGCCCAGCCGCCGACGGTGCGCGAACTCTTCGACAATGTCCGCGCGAACTACTTCCGCCTTTATTTCCACTATCTCTATTTCAACGTCGCCCGCATGTTCTACATCCAGGCGGACAATCTCTTCGTCTACTTCATCCTCGTGCCGACCATCGTCACCGGCAAGATCACCTACGGTATCCTGCAGCAGATCCTGACGGCCTTCGGGCAGGTCTCGAGCTCGTTCCAGTATCTCGTGAATTCCTGGTCGACGATCATTGAGCTTCAGTCGATCTTCAAGCGTCTGAAGGCCTTCGAGGCGGCAATCGAAGGCCAGGAACTGCCGAGCATCGACAAGCAGTTCATCGAGGTCGGCGGCAACGAGGAGTTGGCGCGCTAA
- a CDS encoding YbfB/YjiJ family MFS transporter, whose product MTQRTFLSREPVRAAIAGALAMAVAMGLGRFFYTPVLPGMMAGLGLDAADAGIIAAANFAGYLVGAVLAAYGWAAGHERRLAIGALGATVLLLLAMGLLSGVAALSVVRFLAGLASAFAMIFTSGIVLSIGLRHQDSGVQRAHFSGVGSGIAVSAVLVYLLSLVEFPAIAAWRVDWLAGALLGAIGLAVVAWLLPRPEGHASAVREPPIVWTRPLAALTLSYGLFGIGYVVTATFIVAIAREGAESPFLECLTWLVTGAAAAISLVAWKPVDRRYGVAVAYLAAILVETVGVAATVLLPFPWSALIGGALLGVTFIVVTAYGLQLGRVLASESPRQVLALMTAAFGVGQIIGPLGAGFLAARTGNYVLPSLAAAGILLLAAAITVLGGALSIKSR is encoded by the coding sequence CCGCTTCTTCTATACGCCGGTCCTGCCGGGCATGATGGCCGGCCTCGGGCTGGACGCCGCCGATGCCGGCATCATCGCCGCGGCGAATTTCGCGGGCTACCTCGTCGGCGCGGTGCTTGCCGCCTATGGCTGGGCGGCCGGCCACGAGCGGCGCCTTGCGATAGGCGCGCTCGGCGCGACCGTGCTCCTGCTTCTCGCCATGGGACTTCTCTCCGGCGTCGCGGCGCTCTCGGTCGTGCGTTTCCTCGCCGGCCTTGCCAGCGCCTTCGCCATGATCTTCACCTCCGGCATCGTGCTGTCCATCGGCCTTCGCCATCAGGATTCCGGGGTGCAGCGGGCGCATTTTTCCGGGGTCGGCAGCGGCATCGCGGTCTCGGCCGTGCTTGTCTACCTGCTGTCGCTGGTTGAGTTCCCGGCCATCGCCGCCTGGCGGGTCGACTGGCTGGCCGGCGCGCTGCTCGGCGCCATCGGCCTTGCCGTCGTCGCCTGGCTGCTGCCGCGCCCGGAGGGACATGCATCGGCAGTGCGCGAGCCGCCGATCGTCTGGACGCGGCCGCTCGCGGCGCTGACGCTGAGCTACGGCCTCTTCGGCATCGGCTATGTCGTCACCGCCACCTTCATCGTCGCCATCGCGCGGGAGGGGGCCGAAAGCCCGTTCCTCGAATGCCTCACCTGGCTCGTCACCGGGGCCGCGGCGGCGATCTCGCTGGTCGCGTGGAAACCGGTGGATCGGCGCTACGGCGTGGCGGTCGCCTATCTCGCGGCGATCCTGGTGGAGACGGTCGGCGTGGCGGCGACGGTGCTGCTGCCCTTTCCCTGGTCGGCGCTCATCGGCGGCGCGCTGCTCGGCGTCACCTTCATCGTCGTCACCGCATACGGCTTGCAGCTCGGGCGGGTTCTCGCCAGCGAAAGCCCGCGCCAGGTACTGGCGCTGATGACGGCGGCTTTCGGCGTGGGGCAGATCATCGGGCCGCTCGGCGCGGGCTTCCTGGCGGCGCGGACGGGAAACTACGTGCTGCCGAGCCTTGCGGCCGCCGGCATCCTTCTGCTCGCCGCGGCCATCACCGTGCTGGGCGGCGCACTCTCCATTAAATCTCGGTAA